From a region of the Rhinopithecus roxellana isolate Shanxi Qingling chromosome 8, ASM756505v1, whole genome shotgun sequence genome:
- the SPRR1B gene encoding cornifin-B, translated as MSSQQQKQPCPPPPQLQQQQVKQPCQPPPQEPCIPKTKEPCLPKVPEPCHPKVPEPCQPKVPEPCHPKVPEPCPSTVTPAPAQQKTKQK; from the coding sequence ATGAGTTCCCAGCAGCAGAAGcagccctgccccccaccccctcagCTTCAGCAGCAGCAGGTGAAACAGCCTTGCCAGCCTCCACCCCAGGAACCATGCATCCCCAAAACCAAGGAGCCCTGCCTCCCCAAAGTGCCTGAGCCCTGCCACCCCAAAGTGCCTGAACCCTGCCAGCCCAAGGTTCCAGAACCCTGCCACCCCAAGGTGCCTGAGCCCTGCCCTTCAACGGTCACTCCAGCACCAGCCCAGCAGAAGACCAAGCAGAAGTAA